The following are encoded in a window of Flavobacteriales bacterium genomic DNA:
- a CDS encoding 3-dehydroquinate dehydratase, translating to MKIRIINGPNLNLLGIRNPEVYGSTSFEDYLNVLKSRFPQHELSCFQSNHEGELVEAVQACLNITDAIIINAGGYTHTSVAIGDALSAVGLPSIEVHISHVYDRETFRHESRLSHGVLGVITGFGLDSYRLAIEALSETQR from the coding sequence ATGAAGATACGAATCATCAACGGACCCAACCTTAATTTGCTTGGTATTCGCAATCCTGAGGTCTACGGGAGCACGAGTTTCGAGGATTATTTGAATGTCCTTAAGTCGCGGTTTCCCCAGCACGAATTGAGCTGTTTTCAATCGAATCACGAAGGCGAGCTCGTGGAGGCCGTACAGGCTTGCTTGAATATTACCGATGCCATTATCATCAACGCAGGAGGCTACACTCATACGTCAGTGGCCATAGGCGATGCGCTAAGTGCAGTGGGTCTTCCATCGATAGAGGTGCATATATCTCATGTTTACGACCGCGAGACCTTTCGACACGAGAGTCGCCTGAGTCATGGGGTCTTGGGTGTAATTACCGGATTCGGGCTGGATAGTTACCGTTTGGCGATCGAAGCACTGAGCGAGACTCAGCGATAG
- a CDS encoding tyrosine-type recombinase/integrase: MKWTPALNEYESYLKLEKGLSPLSVGAYRRDVKQLADFYPERSPLKLSIQELREFINEYAKSGRSPRSQARLISSIRSFYGYLTIENLVDSNPAELLQAPKVSPKLPDTLSVQEIDAIIEAVDLSSRQGERNRAILETLYGCGLRVTELINLKINDLYPKQGYVKVIGKGNKQRLVPLADITYKFMRIYIEEVRVHLSPKKGHKSIIFLNNRGTRLSRVMIFKLVKEMAEKASIRKSVSPHTFRHSFATHMIEGGADLRSVQEMLG; this comes from the coding sequence ATGAAGTGGACTCCCGCGTTGAACGAGTACGAATCGTACCTCAAACTTGAAAAAGGCCTCAGCCCTCTTTCTGTGGGCGCCTATCGGCGCGATGTGAAACAGCTCGCCGACTTTTACCCTGAGCGTTCACCGCTCAAGCTCTCCATCCAAGAGCTGCGAGAATTTATCAATGAGTACGCAAAATCAGGGCGTTCGCCTCGAAGTCAAGCCCGACTCATCTCATCGATTCGCTCTTTCTACGGCTATCTCACGATTGAAAACCTCGTCGATTCTAATCCGGCCGAGTTACTTCAAGCCCCAAAAGTATCGCCTAAATTGCCCGATACGCTCAGCGTACAAGAGATCGACGCCATTATCGAGGCAGTTGATTTATCCTCCCGACAGGGAGAAAGAAACCGGGCGATTCTCGAGACCCTTTACGGTTGTGGTCTGCGGGTCACGGAGCTCATCAACCTGAAGATCAACGACCTCTATCCAAAACAAGGCTATGTAAAAGTGATCGGTAAAGGAAATAAGCAACGCTTAGTCCCACTGGCCGATATCACGTACAAGTTCATGCGCATTTATATTGAAGAAGTTCGCGTACACCTCAGTCCCAAAAAGGGCCACAAGAGCATCATTTTCCTGAATAACCGAGGTACTCGGCTTTCGCGAGTCATGATCTTTAAACTAGTGAAGGAAATGGCGGAGAAAGCCAGTATCCGAAAAAGTGTATCCCCCCACACTTTCAGACATTCGTTTGCGACTCATATGATCGAAGGGGGTGCCGATCTTCGCTCTGTTCAGGAAATGCTTGGTCA